One genomic region from Spirochaetota bacterium encodes:
- a CDS encoding YgiQ family radical SAM protein — protein sequence MDILPTTLEEAHARGWDALDVVLVTGDDYIDHPSFGMAIIGRFLESLHLRVGIIPRPRIDVADDFRALGRPRLFFGVTAGNLDSMVSLYTAARKVRSDDPYASGGKALGRPYLPTLAYTNKLRSIFPGVAVVLGGIEASLRRVAHYDHYHGKIRPPQLLAAKADILVYGNAERPLGEIVSELRAGKPLASIRDVRGTAVPVNASERASIGDALVLPSYEEVAKDTDAFLTMTRLVAENGHSSAKPLYQEAAGRGVLINPPAIPLTTEELDAVYDLPFTRKPHPRYTAPIPALAVVEHSITAHRGCYGGCAFCSLSLHQGKTIQMRSLDSIRREVRTLFENDHRRKVVITDIGGPTANM from the coding sequence ATGGATATTCTTCCAACAACACTTGAGGAGGCGCATGCGCGCGGCTGGGATGCGCTTGATGTAGTGCTCGTTACCGGCGATGATTACATCGATCACCCCTCGTTCGGCATGGCCATCATCGGACGGTTCCTGGAGTCGCTTCATCTGCGTGTCGGCATCATACCGCGCCCGCGCATAGATGTCGCCGATGATTTCCGCGCCCTCGGGCGGCCCAGACTTTTTTTCGGCGTAACGGCGGGCAATCTCGATTCCATGGTGTCGCTCTACACCGCAGCGCGGAAGGTCCGTTCTGATGACCCCTATGCGTCAGGCGGCAAAGCCCTCGGGCGGCCTTATCTCCCGACGCTTGCCTACACGAACAAGCTCAGATCGATATTCCCCGGTGTCGCTGTGGTCCTCGGCGGTATTGAAGCGAGCCTGCGCCGCGTTGCGCACTACGATCATTATCATGGCAAGATACGTCCGCCGCAATTGCTCGCGGCAAAAGCGGATATCCTGGTGTACGGCAATGCGGAGCGCCCTCTCGGCGAGATCGTTTCAGAGCTGCGTGCGGGAAAGCCGCTTGCATCGATACGCGATGTGCGGGGGACGGCGGTGCCGGTGAATGCGAGCGAACGTGCATCCATCGGTGATGCGCTCGTGCTCCCGTCGTACGAGGAAGTCGCGAAGGATACGGATGCATTCCTCACAATGACCCGTCTTGTTGCGGAGAACGGTCATTCTTCGGCCAAACCGTTGTATCAGGAGGCTGCCGGCCGCGGCGTCCTTATCAATCCGCCTGCGATACCGCTCACAACGGAAGAACTCGACGCCGTGTATGATCTCCCGTTCACGCGAAAGCCGCATCCGCGATACACCGCGCCGATACCCGCGCTCGCTGTCGTCGAACATTCCATCACCGCGCATCGCGGCTGTTACGGCGGCTGTGCGTTCTGTTCGCTTTCGCTCCATCAGGGAAAGACGATACAGATGAGGAGCCTCGATTCGATACGGCGCGAAGTGCGGACGCTGTTCGAGAACGATCACCGCCGAAAGGTCGTCATCACCGATATCGGCGGACCAACGGCGAACATGTA
- a CDS encoding UDP-N-acetylglucosamine--N-acetylmuramyl-(pentapeptide) pyrophosphoryl-undecaprenol N-acetylglucosamine transferase yields the protein MRIFIAGGGTGGHLTPAIALAAEFSRRGIEPTLIVGARDVDMLPKGLAHHTLIVRARYGFIGKVRHVLELIISFFQSVSYIVYARPSAVIGVGGYLSVPPIIAGVLFRVPIFICEQNSIPGKANRFLALFARGVYHSFNKSMEYVAKGIVTGNPVRADFYHMTKRRARKALAIPVNARVLLVTGGSQGAKRLNEIFLDAYPLLSRRDTRVRVLWVTGRGNYDVIANEVSRRKLSGITLFAFHAQMHMLVHAADCALSRSGSSTVSEFMVASLPAVFVPFPHATDDHQYYNAKEMADLSHADILREETLTAEDLASALSHRMRMPRRASAEHDEPATRTIVNDIVRALSLPVRRTR from the coding sequence ATGAGGATATTCATCGCCGGGGGCGGTACGGGCGGCCATCTGACGCCGGCGATCGCCCTTGCCGCGGAGTTCTCGCGTCGCGGTATCGAACCGACGCTTATCGTCGGCGCTCGCGATGTCGACATGCTGCCGAAGGGACTTGCTCATCATACGCTTATCGTGCGCGCGCGGTACGGCTTCATCGGCAAGGTGCGTCATGTTCTGGAACTAATCATCTCGTTCTTCCAAAGCGTTTCGTATATCGTGTACGCTCGCCCGAGCGCCGTCATCGGCGTCGGCGGGTATCTCTCCGTGCCGCCGATAATCGCGGGCGTGCTCTTCCGTGTGCCGATATTCATCTGCGAACAGAATTCGATACCCGGCAAGGCGAACCGCTTTCTCGCACTTTTCGCCAGAGGGGTCTATCACTCGTTCAATAAGTCGATGGAATATGTCGCGAAGGGCATCGTCACCGGGAACCCCGTGCGCGCGGACTTCTACCATATGACGAAACGCCGCGCACGAAAGGCGCTCGCCATCCCTGTGAACGCGCGTGTGCTCCTCGTTACCGGCGGCTCGCAGGGTGCGAAACGGCTCAATGAGATATTCCTCGATGCGTATCCCCTCCTGTCGAGGCGGGATACACGCGTGCGCGTTCTCTGGGTGACCGGGCGGGGCAACTATGATGTGATCGCGAATGAAGTGTCGCGCCGGAAATTATCGGGGATAACCCTCTTCGCATTCCATGCACAGATGCATATGCTCGTCCATGCCGCTGACTGTGCTCTTTCGCGTTCCGGCTCATCGACGGTGAGCGAATTCATGGTGGCATCTCTCCCCGCCGTCTTCGTGCCGTTCCCGCATGCTACCGACGATCATCAGTACTATAATGCAAAGGAAATGGCGGATCTCAGCCATGCGGATATACTCCGTGAGGAAACGCTCACTGCCGAGGACCTTGCATCGGCGCTTTCGCATCGTATGCGTATGCCCCGGCGTGCCAGCGCGGAGCATGATGAGCCCGCGACAAGAACTATCGTCAACGATATCGTGAGAGCATTGTCATTGCCAGTGCGTCGAACGCGATAG
- a CDS encoding putative peptidoglycan glycosyltransferase FtsW, which produces MKRPDISIILIVLILMILGINVLYNALSIYRANSGAFFTGYLAIIALAFAVGIFFTFFDLDRIETISFQIILIGIFALLIVLVPFIGKKVGGSRRWIHLIFFNVQPSEFVKLGLIIYLSSILARKGDKVTAFAKGFLPPFIVSLAAVFLVMLEPDVGTSLLIMATAFAIFFYADVPVTYLISTVLFSVPLFYIIVSGKAYIWYRIVGFLNPWDHKSGEGYHLVQSFKSFALGGFFGSSFEGLLERSVTLPAATTDFVFAVAAQTMGFVGCTAIVLLFLAFLARGMRIVRRVGDPFRQYCAFGIVFSITFQALVNIAVVVGVFPTTGFTLPFVSYGNNSLIVTMAMVGILLNISREAA; this is translated from the coding sequence ATGAAACGCCCCGACATCAGCATCATCCTCATCGTCCTCATTCTCATGATACTCGGCATCAATGTCCTCTACAATGCGCTGTCGATATACCGCGCGAACAGCGGCGCGTTCTTCACCGGCTATCTCGCCATTATCGCGCTTGCATTCGCCGTGGGGATATTCTTCACATTTTTTGACCTTGACCGCATCGAAACGATATCCTTTCAGATAATACTCATCGGGATATTCGCCCTTCTTATCGTGCTTGTGCCGTTCATAGGGAAGAAAGTGGGCGGATCGCGGCGCTGGATACATCTTATATTCTTCAACGTGCAGCCGTCGGAATTCGTGAAGTTAGGTCTTATCATCTATCTCTCGAGCATACTCGCGCGCAAAGGCGATAAGGTCACGGCGTTCGCAAAGGGTTTTCTCCCGCCGTTCATCGTATCATTAGCGGCGGTGTTCCTCGTCATGCTCGAGCCGGATGTGGGGACATCGCTTCTGATCATGGCTACCGCATTCGCGATATTCTTCTACGCTGATGTCCCGGTGACGTATCTGATATCGACCGTTCTCTTTTCCGTACCGCTCTTCTACATCATTGTTTCCGGGAAGGCGTATATCTGGTACCGCATCGTCGGCTTCCTCAATCCTTGGGACCATAAAAGCGGCGAGGGGTATCATCTTGTGCAATCGTTCAAATCGTTCGCGTTAGGCGGGTTCTTCGGTTCGAGCTTCGAGGGATTGCTCGAGCGTTCCGTCACCTTGCCCGCGGCTACCACGGACTTCGTGTTCGCGGTAGCGGCACAGACGATGGGTTTTGTCGGCTGCACGGCGATAGTGCTTCTCTTCCTCGCGTTCCTCGCGCGCGGCATGCGCATCGTGCGGCGCGTAGGCGACCCCTTCCGCCAGTACTGCGCGTTCGGCATCGTATTCTCGATAACCTTTCAGGCGCTGGTGAACATCGCCGTTGTCGTCGGCGTGTTTCCCACGACGGGGTTCACGCTCCCCTTCGTGAGCTACGGCAATAATTCGCTTATCGTCACCATGGCCATGGTGGGCATACTGCTCAATATTTCACGGGAGGCCGCATGA
- a CDS encoding ribonucleoside triphosphate reductase, translating to MVQIRKRNGHIVPFSKQKIAEAIFKAAKACGGSDYRMAETLAEKVISLMTQKFHQNSIPAVEEVQDIVEKTLIEEGHAKVAKAFILYREQHKRLRDAENLLLDISKTMDGYLKQSDWRVNENANVNYSIGGLILHNSGAVTANYWLDNIYTPDIAAAHKSGDFHLHDLCMFSGYCAGWSLMQLIREGLGGVPGKISSKPAKHLFTLVQQMVNFLGVMQNEWAGAQAFSSFDTYLAPFVKADSLSYESVKQAIQSFVFGVNIPSRWGSQSPFTNITLDWVCPEDMKPRKAVVGGKEAEYTYGDCQHEMDMINRAFLETMMEGDANGRGFAYPIPTYNITRDFDWENENAYLLFEMTGKYGTPYFQNFVNSDLNPSDVRSMCCRLQLDKRELKHRGGGLFGADELTGSIGVVTINLPRIGYLSKDETEFFGRLGNLMDMARDSLETKRTVVSRLMEEGLFPYTRKYLKSFANHFATIGLNGMNECALNFFGKDLTSEVARAFTVKVLSFMRDRLVRYQEETGNLYNLEATPGEGTSYRLAKVDSDKYPDIVTAGTKGTPYYTNSTQLPVGYTADIFKALDMQSDIQAQYTGGTVFHGFIGEAIDRDVCKALVKKIAYNYHLPYYTITPTFSICEDHGYLAGEQFACTECGKETEVYSRIVGYYRPIKNWNTGKRAEYMERQEYADFGSLEVDRPVAPAFSHDAVLSGLSSENAVPLSAIRDEVPSVASDTIVAVAPSTTAVSTVSVSGATATAVKAARYTLLYSQHCPKCPSMKAYMLSLPIQGEMLNALTDARAQSLVEEHQIRSVPTVLIYDEKGALVSIAHDVESVRKAVE from the coding sequence ATCGTCCAGATTAGAAAGCGCAATGGCCATATTGTTCCCTTCAGCAAGCAAAAAATAGCCGAGGCGATATTCAAAGCCGCGAAGGCCTGCGGGGGAAGCGACTATCGCATGGCGGAAACGCTTGCGGAAAAGGTCATCTCCCTCATGACGCAGAAATTCCATCAGAACTCCATACCGGCCGTCGAGGAAGTGCAGGACATCGTCGAGAAAACGCTTATCGAAGAGGGTCATGCGAAGGTAGCGAAGGCTTTCATCCTGTACCGCGAACAGCATAAGCGGCTTCGGGATGCGGAGAATCTCCTTCTCGATATATCCAAGACCATGGACGGCTATCTCAAGCAGTCAGACTGGCGCGTGAACGAGAATGCCAATGTCAATTATTCCATCGGCGGGCTTATCCTCCATAATTCCGGCGCGGTGACGGCCAATTACTGGCTCGATAATATCTATACCCCCGATATTGCGGCGGCGCATAAAAGCGGTGATTTCCACCTGCATGATCTGTGTATGTTCTCGGGCTATTGCGCCGGCTGGTCGCTCATGCAGCTCATACGCGAAGGGCTCGGCGGCGTCCCCGGCAAGATCTCAAGCAAACCGGCGAAGCATCTTTTCACGCTCGTGCAGCAGATGGTGAACTTCCTCGGCGTCATGCAGAATGAGTGGGCCGGTGCGCAGGCGTTCTCAAGCTTCGATACCTATCTCGCCCCGTTCGTCAAGGCGGACTCGCTTTCCTATGAATCGGTCAAGCAGGCGATACAGTCATTCGTGTTCGGCGTGAACATCCCCTCGCGATGGGGGTCGCAGTCGCCCTTTACGAACATCACGCTCGACTGGGTATGCCCCGAGGATATGAAACCGCGCAAAGCCGTCGTCGGCGGAAAAGAGGCCGAGTACACCTACGGCGACTGTCAGCATGAGATGGACATGATAAACCGCGCTTTCCTCGAAACAATGATGGAAGGCGATGCCAACGGCCGCGGATTCGCGTACCCGATACCGACATATAATATCACCCGCGATTTCGATTGGGAGAATGAAAACGCTTACCTTCTGTTCGAGATGACCGGTAAATACGGCACCCCGTATTTCCAGAATTTCGTCAATTCCGATCTCAATCCATCCGACGTTCGCTCCATGTGCTGCCGGCTCCAGCTCGACAAGCGCGAGCTTAAGCATCGCGGCGGCGGTCTTTTCGGCGCGGATGAGCTTACCGGCTCGATAGGCGTCGTTACCATCAATCTGCCGCGCATCGGATATCTCAGCAAGGATGAAACTGAATTCTTCGGACGGCTCGGCAATCTCATGGACATGGCGCGCGATTCGCTTGAGACGAAGCGCACCGTCGTTTCACGGCTCATGGAAGAGGGATTATTCCCGTACACGCGGAAATATCTCAAATCGTTCGCCAATCATTTTGCGACGATAGGCCTTAACGGCATGAACGAATGCGCGCTCAATTTCTTCGGCAAGGACCTTACGAGCGAAGTTGCCCGCGCGTTCACCGTGAAAGTGCTTTCATTCATGCGCGACCGTCTCGTGCGCTATCAGGAAGAAACGGGCAATCTCTACAATCTCGAGGCGACACCGGGCGAGGGCACATCGTATCGCCTTGCGAAGGTCGACAGCGATAAATATCCGGACATCGTCACTGCCGGCACGAAAGGAACACCGTACTACACGAATTCGACACAGCTCCCGGTCGGCTACACCGCCGATATCTTCAAAGCGCTCGATATGCAGAGCGATATACAGGCGCAGTACACCGGCGGCACCGTGTTCCACGGCTTCATCGGCGAGGCGATAGACCGCGATGTATGCAAAGCCCTCGTCAAGAAGATAGCGTACAATTATCATCTGCCGTATTACACGATAACGCCGACGTTCAGCATCTGCGAGGACCACGGCTATCTTGCCGGTGAACAGTTCGCATGCACCGAATGCGGCAAAGAGACCGAGGTGTACTCACGCATCGTCGGCTATTATCGCCCGATAAAGAACTGGAACACCGGCAAACGCGCCGAATATATGGAACGTCAGGAATATGCGGATTTCGGATCGCTTGAGGTCGACCGCCCCGTAGCGCCGGCATTCTCGCATGACGCGGTCTTGAGCGGTCTTTCATCGGAGAACGCGGTGCCGCTTTCCGCAATACGCGACGAGGTGCCGTCCGTAGCGTCCGATACCATCGTCGCTGTCGCTCCGTCAACAACAGCTGTGTCGACGGTATCGGTATCCGGCGCGACCGCAACCGCGGTAAAAGCAGCGCGGTATACGCTTCTCTATTCGCAGCATTGCCCCAAATGTCCGTCGATGAAAGCATACATGCTCTCGCTCCCGATACAGGGCGAAATGCTCAATGCGCTCACTGATGCGCGCGCGCAGTCGCTCGTCGAGGAGCATCAGATACGTTCGGTGCCGACGGTGCTCATCTATGACGAGAAGGGGGCGCTCGTTTCCATTGCGCATGATGTGGAATCGGTGAGGAAGGCGGTCGAGTAG
- a CDS encoding DNA translocase FtsK 4TM domain-containing protein, with translation MAKNRTRKLFAQVKEIASHKIWQELLGLAFILAAGILFLSLISFSTADSPLFSAAPNKIPRNLAGEVGISIASTLYFMLGIAAFFAVAIAFWAGIHQTFHGSLKGTLGIVVGVIVAALVTAAIFDRTLASNEMYFRGGMAGQEISRFLASYLGMVGSSVLFGFIIVGDIVFLFKFSIKDYLIGIYTKVKGTPQSAVSAKRKEAEKKAEEALDDAADEDDAPRPASRQKLSPMPKVRIAPPFIRHRSVGELGKRLAPLVEKVKVQTVVYKRKNIAPAAQKVHRPAMDMIPPFDVGIYEEQLDGIIDVSAMKPRETVQAPSIPAETAAEEKTSDIVVNELPSARMQDTPPVAIEHKDVAADTDYSAGSADDDNDEISDEVPEAGTSVSIEEPAEEKTDGTGSIEIHSPAADAEREEENELIAEVRNRIGLDNTRVETLPERRIRNAKKSSDEAEVTHDLIQTNYDPRVVDRKYKGPSLDILKRSIVVNDNDSMESIKATAVRLEKTLADFDVTARVVGVSRGPVITRYELELEAGTRVSSVVNLTDNIALALASESVRIIAPIPGRSVIGIEIPNKVRHAVLLRDVLESEDFRSAKADIPFVLGKGIYGNNIVADLASAPHLLVAGTTGSGKSVCLSTVILSMLYRFRPDELKFIFIDKKRVELSIYNGIPHLMAPVVSDEKKATVVLRHIVEIMEKRYEKMEKFYVRSVKAYNEKVKNLVEDGEHDFEGEALEFFPYIVVVIDELHNLMIVASKEVEDLISRLAGMSRAVGIHLIIATQRPSADVVTGVIKANLPTRIAFQVPNKMNSRIIIDMGGAEQLLGKGDSLFCSPSVQMPERVQGAFVSDTEVKKVVDEISAQLDPMYDDEVIAMLESDDTATAAEEETIDDVLWEDAVSIVLRTRKASASFLQRRMKIGYNRAARIVEMMEQKGIIGPENGSKPRDVLMADKTA, from the coding sequence ATGGCGAAAAATCGTACGCGAAAACTGTTTGCCCAGGTCAAAGAGATAGCGAGCCATAAGATATGGCAGGAACTGCTCGGGCTCGCCTTCATTCTGGCGGCGGGCATACTCTTCCTCTCGCTCATAAGCTTTTCCACCGCCGATTCGCCGCTTTTCTCGGCTGCACCCAATAAAATACCCCGTAATCTCGCCGGTGAAGTAGGCATCTCCATAGCGAGCACACTGTACTTCATGCTCGGCATCGCCGCGTTCTTTGCGGTAGCGATAGCGTTCTGGGCAGGGATACATCAGACCTTTCACGGTTCGCTCAAGGGTACGCTCGGCATCGTCGTCGGCGTCATCGTGGCGGCCCTCGTTACTGCAGCGATATTCGACCGCACGCTTGCGTCCAATGAGATGTATTTTCGCGGCGGCATGGCAGGACAGGAGATATCGCGCTTTCTCGCGAGCTATCTCGGTATGGTCGGCTCCTCCGTGCTTTTCGGCTTCATCATCGTGGGCGATATCGTCTTCCTTTTCAAATTCTCGATAAAGGATTATCTCATCGGCATCTACACGAAGGTGAAGGGCACGCCCCAGTCAGCGGTATCGGCAAAGCGTAAAGAAGCGGAGAAGAAGGCAGAGGAAGCGCTCGATGACGCTGCGGATGAAGATGACGCCCCCCGTCCTGCTTCGAGGCAGAAGCTTTCGCCAATGCCGAAGGTCCGCATCGCACCGCCCTTCATACGGCATCGGTCGGTAGGCGAGCTCGGCAAACGCCTTGCCCCGCTCGTCGAGAAAGTAAAGGTACAGACCGTCGTATACAAAAGGAAGAACATCGCCCCGGCGGCGCAGAAAGTACATCGCCCGGCCATGGATATGATACCCCCGTTCGACGTCGGCATATACGAAGAGCAGTTAGACGGCATCATCGACGTGAGCGCCATGAAACCGCGGGAAACCGTACAAGCGCCGAGCATACCGGCCGAAACTGCAGCGGAAGAAAAAACGAGCGATATCGTTGTCAATGAGCTGCCGTCCGCACGAATGCAGGATACACCGCCTGTTGCCATTGAACATAAGGATGTGGCCGCGGATACGGACTACTCTGCGGGATCAGCCGATGATGATAACGATGAAATATCCGACGAGGTGCCGGAAGCGGGAACATCCGTATCGATCGAAGAACCTGCAGAGGAAAAAACGGATGGAACGGGATCGATAGAGATACATTCACCCGCTGCAGATGCAGAGAGAGAAGAAGAGAACGAGCTTATCGCCGAGGTGCGCAACCGTATCGGCTTGGATAACACGCGCGTAGAAACGCTTCCCGAACGCCGTATACGCAATGCGAAGAAGAGCAGCGACGAGGCGGAAGTGACACATGATCTCATACAGACGAATTACGACCCGCGCGTTGTCGACCGCAAATACAAAGGCCCGTCGCTCGATATATTGAAACGCTCCATAGTCGTCAACGACAATGACTCCATGGAATCGATAAAGGCTACCGCAGTACGGCTTGAAAAAACGCTCGCCGATTTCGACGTGACGGCACGCGTGGTCGGCGTTTCACGCGGCCCGGTCATTACGCGCTACGAACTTGAGCTTGAAGCAGGCACGCGCGTTTCGAGCGTGGTCAATCTCACCGACAATATCGCCCTGGCGCTCGCGAGCGAAAGCGTACGGATAATCGCTCCCATACCCGGGCGCTCGGTCATCGGCATAGAAATACCCAACAAAGTGCGTCATGCGGTATTGCTCCGCGACGTGCTTGAGAGCGAGGATTTCCGCTCGGCGAAAGCGGACATACCGTTCGTGCTCGGCAAAGGCATATACGGCAATAACATCGTCGCCGACCTCGCGAGCGCGCCGCATCTCCTTGTCGCCGGCACCACCGGCAGCGGAAAGAGCGTGTGCCTCTCGACGGTCATACTCTCCATGCTCTATCGCTTCCGCCCGGACGAACTGAAATTCATCTTCATCGACAAAAAGCGCGTCGAGCTTTCCATCTATAACGGCATACCCCACCTCATGGCGCCGGTCGTTTCCGATGAGAAAAAAGCGACCGTGGTGCTCCGCCACATCGTCGAGATTATGGAAAAGCGCTACGAGAAGATGGAGAAATTCTACGTGCGCAGCGTAAAGGCATATAACGAAAAGGTGAAGAATCTTGTCGAGGACGGGGAACATGATTTCGAAGGCGAGGCGCTCGAATTCTTCCCGTACATCGTCGTCGTCATCGACGAGCTCCATAATCTCATGATAGTCGCCTCGAAAGAAGTGGAGGACCTCATCTCGCGCCTTGCGGGGATGTCGCGCGCGGTGGGCATACATCTTATCATCGCCACCCAGCGGCCGTCCGCGGACGTCGTTACCGGCGTCATCAAGGCGAATCTCCCCACGCGCATAGCGTTCCAGGTGCCCAATAAGATGAACTCGCGCATCATCATCGACATGGGCGGTGCGGAGCAATTGCTCGGCAAGGGTGATTCGCTCTTCTGCTCGCCGTCGGTGCAGATGCCCGAACGCGTGCAGGGCGCCTTCGTATCCGACACGGAAGTGAAAAAGGTCGTCGATGAAATATCCGCTCAGCTCGACCCGATGTACGATGACGAGGTCATCGCCATGCTCGAAAGCGACGATACCGCAACAGCTGCCGAGGAAGAGACGATAGATGACGTGCTCTGGGAGGATGCGGTATCCATCGTGCTTCGAACGCGGAAGGCAAGCGCGTCATTCCTCCAGCGGCGGATGAAGATCGGCTATAACCGCGCCGCGCGCATCGTGGAGATGATGGAACAGAAGGGGATCATCGGCCCTGAGAACGGGAGCAAACCGCGGGATGTGCTGATGGCGGATAAGACGGCGTAG
- the glpK gene encoding glycerol kinase GlpK — protein MNHILSIDQGTTSTRAIIFNDSGAIVASAQKEHRQIYPKPGWVEHDPLEVLANTDTVIREAMGKANITSKVIAAVGITNQRETTVIWDKRTGKPFCNAIVWQDMRTDTICASLEKSVGGATIRTHTGLPIATYFSGPKIAWVLKNIPGVKEAAKKGDALFGTMDSWLIWNLTGGVNGGAHVTDVTNASRMMLMNLRTLAWDDELLRAMHVPRSMLPAIRPSVDKNFYGMTMADGPFGASIPIAGDLGDQQAALFGQACFVKGMSKNTYGTGCFFLMNTGTTPVFSKHGLITTAAYKIGNSPAVYALEGSVAVAGALVQWMRDNLGLIERSEDIQALARTVADNGDVYFVPAFSGLFAPYWKMNARGIIAGLTRFATKGHIARAVIEATAYQTRELYDAMVKDAKAKIPLLKVDGGMVRDELLMQFQADMLGVPVIRPKVTETTALGAAYAAGLAVGVWNDTDTLAKQWREDKRFISSMETKKRDALYRSWKKAVKRSFDWVE, from the coding sequence ATGAATCACATTCTCTCCATCGACCAAGGCACCACAAGCACACGCGCCATCATTTTCAATGACTCGGGCGCAATTGTTGCATCAGCGCAAAAGGAGCATCGACAGATATACCCCAAGCCCGGCTGGGTAGAGCATGATCCGCTCGAGGTGCTCGCGAACACTGATACGGTCATACGCGAAGCGATGGGCAAGGCGAACATAACCAGTAAGGTTATTGCCGCCGTCGGCATCACCAATCAGCGTGAGACGACGGTGATATGGGACAAACGCACCGGCAAGCCGTTCTGCAATGCGATAGTCTGGCAGGATATGCGTACCGATACGATATGCGCATCGCTGGAAAAGAGTGTCGGCGGAGCGACGATACGTACGCATACCGGGCTTCCCATCGCCACCTATTTTTCGGGACCGAAGATAGCATGGGTGCTGAAGAACATTCCCGGCGTCAAGGAAGCGGCGAAGAAAGGCGACGCGCTGTTCGGCACCATGGACTCATGGCTTATCTGGAATCTCACCGGCGGCGTGAACGGCGGGGCGCATGTTACCGATGTGACAAATGCAAGCCGTATGATGCTCATGAACCTGCGAACACTTGCCTGGGATGATGAGCTCCTCCGCGCGATGCATGTTCCGCGGTCCATGCTCCCAGCGATACGTCCGTCAGTCGATAAAAATTTTTACGGTATGACAATGGCCGACGGCCCGTTCGGCGCATCCATCCCGATAGCGGGCGATCTCGGCGATCAGCAGGCGGCGCTTTTCGGGCAGGCGTGTTTCGTGAAAGGCATGTCGAAGAACACCTACGGCACCGGCTGTTTCTTCCTTATGAACACGGGAACGACGCCGGTGTTCTCGAAGCATGGCCTTATCACGACAGCCGCATACAAGATAGGGAATTCACCCGCCGTCTATGCGCTTGAAGGATCGGTAGCCGTTGCCGGGGCCCTCGTGCAATGGATGCGCGATAATCTCGGTTTGATAGAGAGGTCCGAGGATATTCAAGCCCTCGCGCGAACGGTCGCCGATAATGGCGATGTGTATTTCGTTCCGGCATTCTCGGGTTTGTTCGCCCCGTACTGGAAGATGAACGCTCGAGGCATCATCGCCGGGCTCACGCGCTTTGCCACGAAGGGCCATATCGCTCGCGCCGTCATCGAGGCCACCGCGTATCAGACGCGCGAACTGTACGATGCGATGGTCAAGGATGCAAAAGCGAAGATACCCCTGCTCAAGGTGGACGGCGGCATGGTCCGCGATGAACTCCTCATGCAGTTCCAGGCCGATATGCTCGGTGTCCCGGTGATACGCCCGAAAGTGACCGAGACCACTGCGCTCGGCGCCGCCTATGCCGCAGGGCTTGCCGTCGGTGTATGGAACGATACGGATACGCTCGCAAAACAATGGCGCGAGGATAAGCGATTTATCTCGTCGATGGAAACGAAAAAGCGTGATGCGCTTTATCGGTCATGGAAGAAGGCGGTGAAGCGGTCTTTTGATTGGGTGGAGTGA
- a CDS encoding endonuclease domain-containing protein — protein sequence MMLRESTVIARRLRVGQTSAERELWKHLRGRKLGGMKFTRQHTIRYIDDGKAYFFIADFYCAQCKLCVEIDGSIHNGQEEYDRMRSSLKRNFGICTIHFSNEEVMNNIDEVLKKISALASSPLPLSHFPVRDACGTDAAVGARQDADLRQGKGPGDGVSV from the coding sequence ATGATGCTACGAGAATCCACAGTAATAGCACGGCGATTACGTGTTGGACAGACTTCCGCTGAACGGGAATTGTGGAAACATCTGCGTGGCAGAAAACTCGGCGGAATGAAGTTCACTCGTCAACATACGATTCGGTATATTGATGACGGAAAGGCGTATTTCTTTATTGCCGATTTTTATTGCGCTCAATGTAAGTTATGCGTTGAGATAGACGGTTCGATCCATAACGGCCAGGAAGAGTATGACAGGATGCGGAGCTCGCTGAAGCGTAATTTCGGGATTTGCACCATTCACTTTTCGAATGAGGAAGTAATGAATAATATTGATGAAGTATTAAAAAAAATCAGCGCTCTTGCTTCTTCTCCCCTTCCCCTCTCTCACTTCCCTGTGAGAGACGCGTGCGGCACGGATGCCGCTGTTGGCGCGAGGCAGGATGCCGATTTGCGCCAAGGGAAGGGGCCGGGGGATGGGGTGAGTGTATGA